In the genome of Candidatus Nanopelagicales bacterium, one region contains:
- a CDS encoding DUF6421 family protein: protein MDRTQDEAGLVVIPPSTELRQRTRVRVLIDEAHQEAWSARPEVTARMQPHHPADSSYARAAQLLADRDFEVVVNAEGLLTADRLAGVDVVVIAHPSDPQWEATTGVGSPSLTDDELAALRGFVEGGGGLVVLGETEEAKYGANLDALLAPYGIAFGNATVQDYEHHHKAPSWVLGGGTDAPEVADVLHRIDQVCFYRAGALTVGDGARAVVTASGTASPANAPLVAVAESGAGRVVAFADSDLFGDDCISEFDHQRLWLNTMYWVALPSFASSDPVAPSPVLAEPNWSSLLAAVSALRAMQAADGTVDLTVHDRETVAEHVASARAALAALAPHFPHDADFLAQQGLDLQAWLDSGCGVPDFGPSLELFRPESVRADGVEHLSVFPMYAPNGTTERVFELLLVRGPWPQWLSQIEQRGFPNDKFVPVHLLGHTAGYATECAVFFPETVTVSGKAPNYFGGIFCDREASRFHDVTGACVDVVRLQLPPDAQALIADEGLARDTFLLWDLIHDRAHSRGDLPFDPFMVRQRLPFWMYSLEELRCDLTSFVQAGEMKQDFPFARHVQYAVLLDRMLRFPVTGSRVRNYDGLGGQIMFGYLHQRGVVRWTDNTLVIDWEALPDAVADLLAEVQALYRRGIDSSRVRYWIDAHDFVSQYVQPALASAWSPEARAEGAPPEDEPKAWVDSVLDDEFPLNLFFRSLQGKMAPVFEERSAAFAAAREAAA, encoded by the coding sequence GTGGACCGCACGCAGGACGAGGCCGGCCTCGTCGTCATCCCGCCGTCGACCGAGCTGCGCCAGCGCACCCGCGTGCGCGTGCTCATCGACGAGGCCCACCAGGAGGCGTGGAGCGCCCGCCCGGAGGTGACCGCCCGGATGCAGCCGCACCACCCCGCGGACTCCTCCTACGCGCGCGCCGCCCAGCTGCTCGCCGACCGCGACTTCGAGGTCGTGGTCAACGCCGAGGGCCTGCTCACCGCGGACCGGCTCGCGGGCGTCGACGTCGTCGTCATCGCCCACCCCTCCGACCCGCAGTGGGAGGCGACCACCGGCGTCGGCAGCCCGTCGCTCACCGACGACGAGCTGGCCGCGCTGCGCGGGTTCGTCGAGGGCGGCGGCGGCCTGGTGGTGCTGGGCGAGACCGAGGAGGCCAAGTACGGCGCCAACCTGGACGCCCTGCTCGCTCCGTACGGCATCGCCTTCGGCAACGCCACCGTGCAGGACTACGAGCACCACCACAAGGCGCCGAGCTGGGTCCTCGGTGGCGGCACCGACGCACCCGAGGTCGCCGACGTGCTGCACCGGATCGACCAGGTCTGCTTCTACCGCGCCGGCGCCCTCACCGTCGGCGACGGCGCCCGCGCGGTCGTCACGGCGTCCGGCACGGCCTCCCCCGCGAACGCCCCGCTGGTCGCGGTGGCCGAGTCGGGCGCGGGCCGCGTGGTCGCGTTCGCGGACTCCGACCTGTTCGGTGACGACTGCATCTCGGAGTTCGACCACCAGCGGCTGTGGCTCAACACCATGTACTGGGTCGCGCTCCCGTCGTTCGCATCTTCCGACCCGGTCGCGCCGTCGCCGGTGCTGGCCGAACCGAACTGGTCGTCCCTGCTGGCCGCGGTCTCCGCGCTGCGCGCCATGCAGGCCGCCGACGGGACGGTCGACCTCACGGTGCACGATCGCGAGACGGTCGCCGAGCACGTCGCGTCGGCGCGGGCCGCGCTGGCGGCGCTGGCGCCGCACTTCCCCCACGACGCGGACTTCCTGGCACAGCAGGGCCTGGACCTGCAGGCGTGGCTCGACTCCGGCTGCGGCGTACCGGACTTCGGCCCGTCGCTGGAGCTGTTCCGGCCCGAGTCGGTCCGTGCCGACGGCGTCGAGCACCTCAGCGTGTTCCCGATGTACGCGCCCAACGGGACGACCGAGCGCGTCTTCGAGCTGCTGCTCGTGCGCGGGCCGTGGCCGCAGTGGCTGTCCCAGATCGAGCAGCGCGGCTTCCCCAACGACAAGTTCGTGCCGGTGCACCTGCTCGGGCATACCGCCGGGTACGCCACCGAGTGCGCGGTGTTCTTCCCGGAGACCGTCACCGTCTCGGGCAAGGCGCCCAACTACTTCGGCGGCATCTTCTGCGACCGCGAGGCATCCCGCTTCCACGACGTGACCGGCGCCTGCGTCGACGTCGTACGCCTGCAGCTGCCGCCGGACGCCCAGGCGCTGATCGCCGACGAGGGCCTGGCGCGGGACACCTTCCTGCTCTGGGACCTCATCCACGACCGTGCGCACAGCCGCGGCGACCTGCCCTTCGACCCGTTCATGGTCCGCCAGCGGCTGCCGTTCTGGATGTACTCCCTGGAGGAGCTGCGCTGCGACCTGACCTCGTTCGTGCAGGCCGGCGAGATGAAGCAGGACTTCCCGTTCGCGCGGCACGTGCAGTACGCGGTGCTGCTGGACCGGATGCTGCGGTTCCCGGTGACCGGCTCCCGGGTGCGCAACTACGACGGCCTCGGCGGGCAGATCATGTTCGGCTACCTGCACCAGCGCGGCGTCGTCCGCTGGACGGACAACACCCTGGTCATCGACTGGGAGGCGCTGCCCGACGCGGTCGCGGACCTGCTGGCGGAGGTGCAGGCGCTCTACCGGCGCGGCATCGACTCCTCGCGGGTGCGCTACTGGATCGACGCGCACGACTTCGTGTCGCAGTACGTCCAGCCGGCGCTGGCGTCGGCGTGGTCGCCGGAGGCCCGCGCCGAGGGCGCCCCGCCGGAGGACGAGCCGAAGGCATGGGTGGACTCGGTGCTCGACGACGAGTTCCCGCTCAACCTGTTCTTCCGGTCGCTGCAGGGCAAGATGGCCCCGGTGTTCGAGGAGCGAAGCGCGGCGTTCGCCGCAGCCAGGGAGGCAGCAGCGTGA
- a CDS encoding SDR family oxidoreductase, translating into MTDRLTGRRVVITGAAGGLGPVASRAALDDGATVVLVDVAQDKVDALAADLGAGVDGAYAVDLLDAEATASFAERVAAERGGVDAVWHLVGGWKGGTPFEVQPLEDWALLHDLAVRTTYHVARAFTTALLDSPHGRFLSVSSPQATRPTSSNAAYSVMKAASDTVVLALADRFAGSSATANVVVVNAILTPAMRAKDPDKPRPGFVAAEDLAEALVWASSDVARTMNGQRLRLTPSGA; encoded by the coding sequence GTGACGGATCGGCTGACCGGCCGCAGGGTCGTCATCACCGGAGCGGCCGGCGGCCTGGGTCCGGTGGCGTCCCGCGCGGCTCTCGACGACGGCGCCACCGTGGTCCTGGTGGACGTGGCGCAGGACAAGGTAGACGCGCTGGCCGCCGACCTCGGTGCGGGCGTCGACGGCGCCTACGCGGTCGACCTGCTAGACGCGGAGGCGACCGCATCCTTCGCCGAACGCGTGGCGGCCGAGCGCGGCGGCGTGGACGCCGTCTGGCACCTGGTGGGCGGCTGGAAGGGCGGCACTCCGTTCGAGGTGCAGCCGCTGGAGGACTGGGCGCTGCTGCACGACCTGGCGGTGCGCACGACCTACCACGTGGCTCGCGCGTTCACGACGGCGCTGTTGGACTCCCCGCACGGCCGGTTCCTGTCGGTGTCGTCGCCGCAGGCCACCCGGCCGACCTCGTCCAACGCGGCGTACTCGGTGATGAAGGCCGCCTCGGACACGGTCGTGCTGGCCCTCGCGGACCGGTTCGCCGGGTCGTCGGCGACCGCGAACGTGGTCGTGGTCAACGCGATCCTCACGCCCGCGATGCGCGCGAAGGACCCGGACAAGCCACGACCGGGCTTCGTGGCGGCGGAGGACCTAGCCGAGGCCCTGGTGTGGGCCAGCAGCGACGTCGCGCGCACCATGAACGGTCAGCGGTTGCGCCTCACCCCGTCAGGAGCCTGA
- a CDS encoding low specificity L-threonine aldolase → MRGFASDNYAGVHPEVLAAIAAVNEGHVSSYGADPVTERAVGLFRDHLGGQAEVFFAFNGTGANVVGLQSLLSTWENVICTSTAHINVDECGAPERFLGSKLHDIPTPDGKLTPDLVRAAYLGKGDVHHVQPKVVAITQSTELGTRYTPDEIGALAEVAHSLDMYLHLDGARIANAAAGLGVGLREITTDVGVDVLSFGGTKNGILGGEAVVALRPGLAERIAFIQKQSMQLASKMRFVAAQFVALLDGDLWLRNATHANRMAQRLHAAVRDIAGLDVVYPVQANAVFASLPAPVIPVLQDAYPFYVWDEASHVVRWMCSWDTTEGDVDAFAALARRTLAEAA, encoded by the coding sequence ATGCGCGGTTTCGCCAGCGACAACTACGCCGGCGTCCATCCCGAGGTGCTCGCGGCGATCGCCGCGGTCAACGAGGGCCACGTGTCGTCGTACGGCGCCGACCCGGTCACGGAGCGGGCCGTCGGGCTGTTCCGCGACCACCTGGGCGGGCAGGCCGAGGTGTTCTTCGCGTTCAACGGCACCGGCGCGAACGTGGTGGGCCTGCAGTCGCTGCTGAGCACGTGGGAGAACGTGATCTGCACGTCGACCGCGCACATCAACGTCGACGAGTGCGGTGCGCCCGAGCGGTTCCTCGGCTCCAAGCTGCACGACATCCCGACGCCGGACGGCAAGCTGACGCCGGACCTGGTGCGGGCGGCCTACTTGGGGAAGGGCGACGTGCACCACGTGCAGCCCAAGGTGGTCGCGATCACCCAGTCCACCGAGCTGGGCACCCGCTACACGCCGGACGAGATCGGCGCGCTGGCCGAGGTCGCTCACAGCCTGGACATGTACCTGCACCTGGACGGCGCCCGGATCGCCAACGCCGCCGCCGGGCTCGGAGTGGGGCTGCGTGAGATCACGACGGACGTCGGTGTCGACGTGCTGTCGTTCGGGGGCACCAAGAACGGCATCCTCGGCGGCGAGGCCGTCGTCGCGCTGCGGCCGGGGCTGGCCGAGCGGATCGCGTTCATCCAGAAGCAGTCGATGCAGCTGGCCAGCAAGATGCGGTTCGTGGCGGCGCAGTTCGTCGCGCTGCTCGACGGCGACCTGTGGCTGCGCAACGCCACGCATGCGAACCGGATGGCCCAGCGGCTGCACGCCGCGGTCCGTGACATCGCGGGGCTGGACGTCGTCTACCCGGTGCAGGCCAACGCGGTCTTCGCCTCGCTGCCCGCCCCGGTGATCCCGGTGCTGCAGGACGCATACCCGTTCTACGTGTGGGACGAGGCCTCCCACGTGGTCCGCTGGATGTGCTCCTGGGACACCACCGAGGGTGATGTGGACGCCTTCGCCGCCCTGGCCCGCCGGACCCTGGCCGAGGCCGCGTAG
- a CDS encoding NADP-dependent malic enzyme, producing the protein MPTPPSPVPLDEPGPLTTERDLDPAFPLHQGGKIEVRPTVRVRDRAGLALAYTPGVARVSEALAEDPALAYDYTWKGNSVLVVTDGTAVLGLGDIGPVAALPVMEGKALLFKEFGGIDAVPICLDCTSVEDVVETVARIAPAYGGINLEDIAAPRCFEIERLLQERLDIPVFHDDQHGTAIVVTAALMNAAKLTGRALGDLRVVVSGAGAAGVAVTDMLLDAGIGDVAVADSKGIVHHGREDLNDIKRGLAGRTNIAGHTESLVDAMHGADVFVGVSAGEVPESAVATMADDAIIFALANPNPEIHPSVAEKYAAVVATGRSDFPNQINNVLAFPGVFRGALDVRATRITPGMKVAAADAIAAVVGDELAPDHVIPSVFDPRVSAAVGVAVADAARADGVARTP; encoded by the coding sequence GTGCCTACCCCGCCGTCCCCCGTGCCGCTGGACGAGCCCGGTCCCCTGACGACCGAGCGCGACCTCGACCCCGCCTTCCCGCTGCACCAGGGCGGGAAGATCGAGGTCCGGCCGACGGTGCGGGTACGCGACCGTGCGGGGCTGGCGCTGGCCTACACGCCGGGGGTGGCGCGGGTGTCCGAGGCGCTGGCCGAGGACCCGGCGCTGGCGTACGACTACACCTGGAAGGGCAACTCGGTCCTGGTCGTGACGGACGGGACCGCGGTGCTCGGCCTGGGCGACATCGGGCCGGTCGCGGCCCTGCCGGTGATGGAGGGAAAGGCGCTGCTGTTCAAGGAGTTCGGCGGTATCGATGCCGTGCCGATCTGTCTGGACTGCACCTCGGTCGAGGACGTCGTCGAGACGGTCGCGCGGATCGCCCCGGCCTACGGCGGCATCAACCTGGAGGACATCGCCGCGCCGCGGTGCTTCGAGATCGAGCGGCTGCTGCAGGAGCGGCTGGACATTCCGGTGTTCCACGACGACCAGCACGGCACGGCCATCGTGGTGACGGCGGCGCTGATGAACGCCGCGAAGCTGACCGGGCGGGCCCTGGGCGATCTGCGGGTCGTGGTCAGCGGTGCGGGTGCTGCCGGCGTCGCGGTGACGGACATGCTCCTCGACGCCGGGATCGGCGACGTCGCGGTGGCGGACTCGAAGGGGATCGTCCACCACGGCCGCGAGGACCTCAACGACATCAAGCGCGGGCTGGCCGGACGCACCAACATCGCCGGGCACACCGAGAGCCTGGTCGACGCGATGCACGGCGCCGACGTGTTCGTCGGCGTCTCGGCGGGTGAGGTGCCCGAGTCGGCGGTCGCCACCATGGCCGACGACGCGATCATCTTCGCGCTGGCCAACCCCAACCCGGAGATCCACCCGTCGGTGGCGGAGAAGTACGCGGCCGTCGTCGCAACCGGGCGCAGCGACTTCCCCAACCAGATCAACAACGTGCTCGCGTTCCCGGGGGTGTTCCGCGGAGCGCTGGACGTCCGGGCGACGCGGATCACGCCGGGGATGAAGGTCGCGGCTGCCGACGCCATCGCCGCCGTCGTGGGGGACGAGCTGGCGCCGGACCACGTGATCCCCAGCGTGTTCGACCCGCGGGTGTCGGCTGCCGTCGGTGTGGCGGTCGCCGACGCCGCCCGCGCCGACGGGGTGGCCCGGACCCCCTGA
- a CDS encoding S26 family signal peptidase, with translation MAIRSGPFLAVEVAGRSMLPSVRPGEWWVVLRTRDVRVGQRVVVERPDRPGLLVVKRAVRQVEGGWWVEGDNPEESDDSRLFGAVSDDLVVGRLWFRYRPLVRRRGGPRDAVGG, from the coding sequence GTGGCGATCCGGTCCGGACCGTTCCTCGCGGTCGAGGTCGCGGGGCGCTCCATGCTGCCGTCGGTGCGGCCGGGGGAGTGGTGGGTCGTGCTGCGCACCCGGGACGTGCGGGTCGGTCAGCGGGTGGTCGTCGAGCGCCCGGACCGGCCCGGCCTGCTGGTCGTGAAGCGAGCGGTACGCCAGGTCGAGGGCGGCTGGTGGGTCGAGGGGGACAACCCCGAGGAGAGCGACGACAGCCGGCTGTTCGGGGCCGTGTCGGACGACCTCGTCGTCGGGCGGTTGTGGTTCCGCTACCGGCCGCTGGTCCGACGTCGCGGCGGTCCGCGTGACGCTGTGGGAGGATGA
- the sodN gene encoding superoxide dismutase, Ni — translation MLLRLLAPRTTVHAHCDLPCGVYDPVQARIEAQSVKACMEKYHASDDPEFKARAIAIKEERSHLVKEHLWVLWTDYFKAPHFERYPQLNDLFNEATKLAGAGGTKGTVDVAVADQLLAKIDEIAEIFWETKKG, via the coding sequence ATGCTGCTGCGTCTGCTCGCACCGCGGACCACCGTGCACGCCCACTGCGACCTGCCCTGCGGGGTGTACGACCCCGTCCAGGCCAGGATCGAGGCCCAGTCGGTGAAGGCGTGCATGGAGAAGTACCACGCCTCCGACGACCCGGAGTTCAAGGCGCGGGCCATCGCCATCAAGGAGGAGCGGTCGCACCTGGTGAAGGAGCACCTGTGGGTGCTGTGGACCGACTACTTCAAGGCGCCGCACTTCGAGCGCTACCCCCAGCTGAACGACCTGTTCAACGAGGCCACCAAGCTCGCCGGCGCCGGCGGCACCAAGGGCACCGTGGACGTCGCGGTGGCCGACCAGCTGCTGGCGAAGATCGACGAGATCGCCGAGATCTTCTGGGAGACGAAGAAGGGCTGA
- a CDS encoding GNAT family N-acetyltransferase, with the protein MADGTIRPARREDVPEILALIRELAEYERAPHEVVATEDQLATALFAGTDEGADLESGTPSGRPAAYCLVVEHDQADGRRLAGMALWFLNFSTWLGRHGVYLEDLYVRPALRGLGYGQALLARLAQECLDRGYGRLEWWVLDWNDPALGFYRALGAQPMDEWTVHRVTGDALAALASRSP; encoded by the coding sequence GTGGCCGACGGAACGATCCGACCGGCCCGGCGCGAGGACGTACCCGAGATCCTCGCCCTGATCCGGGAGCTGGCCGAGTACGAGCGCGCCCCGCACGAGGTCGTCGCCACCGAGGACCAGCTGGCGACGGCGCTGTTCGCCGGCACCGACGAGGGCGCCGACCTGGAGTCGGGCACGCCCAGCGGCCGGCCGGCCGCCTACTGCCTGGTCGTCGAGCACGACCAGGCGGACGGGCGCCGGCTGGCCGGGATGGCCCTGTGGTTCCTCAACTTCTCCACCTGGTTGGGCCGGCACGGCGTCTATCTCGAGGACCTGTACGTCCGTCCCGCGCTGCGCGGGCTGGGCTACGGCCAGGCGCTGCTGGCCCGGCTGGCGCAGGAGTGCCTGGACCGCGGCTACGGCCGGCTGGAGTGGTGGGTGCTGGACTGGAACGACCCGGCGCTGGGCTTCTACCGTGCGCTGGGGGCGCAGCCGATGGACGAGTGGACGGTGCACCGGGTCACCGGCGACGCGCTGGCGGCGCTGGCGTCCCGGTCCCCGTGA
- a CDS encoding anti-sigma regulatory factor yields MTGRSVMLRIPASSAYLVLARTAAAALCARLDFPLDRLEDVRLAVDEAVSALFPHVRPGGEVTCRFDPYDDNSGLTIEVSATTVDGRGPGPGSFAWTVLTALVDDAVATEHEEHVTLTLRVGRDLPVDA; encoded by the coding sequence ATGACCGGACGCAGCGTGATGCTGCGCATCCCCGCGTCCAGTGCCTACCTGGTCCTGGCGCGGACCGCGGCGGCGGCGCTGTGCGCGCGGCTGGACTTCCCGCTGGACCGGCTGGAAGACGTACGCCTGGCGGTCGACGAGGCCGTCTCGGCCCTGTTCCCGCACGTCCGCCCGGGCGGCGAGGTGACCTGCCGGTTCGACCCGTACGACGACAACTCCGGTCTGACGATCGAGGTGTCGGCGACGACGGTCGACGGCCGCGGCCCCGGGCCGGGGTCGTTCGCCTGGACGGTGCTGACGGCGCTGGTCGACGACGCCGTGGCGACCGAGCACGAGGAGCACGTCACGCTGACGCTGCGGGTCGGGCGCGACCTGCCGGTGGACGCGTGA
- a CDS encoding RNA polymerase sigma factor SigF, with translation MSGEGRWGERDRERERALLVELAALPEDDPRRREVRDTLVTMHLPLVEYLARRFRDRGESHDDLVQVGTIGLIKAVDRFDPERGVEFSTYATPTIVGEIKRHFRDRGWAVRVPRRLQELRMALTRANGELSQTLGRSPTVRELAEHLGISEEEVLEGLESAQAYATTSLDAASGGDDGDDSPALADTLGGEDEALEGVEYREALKPLLAALPERERRIILLRFFHNKTQSQIAEEIGISQMHVSRLLAKSLAQLRTGLVDDDA, from the coding sequence GTGAGCGGCGAGGGCCGCTGGGGCGAACGCGACCGCGAGCGTGAGCGGGCGCTGCTGGTCGAGCTGGCGGCACTGCCGGAGGACGACCCGCGCCGGCGCGAGGTACGCGACACCCTCGTCACGATGCACCTGCCGCTGGTCGAGTACCTCGCCCGCAGGTTCCGGGACCGCGGCGAGAGCCACGACGACCTGGTCCAGGTGGGCACGATCGGGCTGATCAAGGCGGTGGACCGGTTCGACCCCGAGCGCGGCGTGGAGTTCTCCACGTACGCCACACCCACGATCGTCGGGGAGATCAAGCGGCACTTCCGCGACCGGGGATGGGCGGTGCGGGTGCCGCGTCGCCTACAGGAGCTGCGGATGGCGCTGACCCGCGCCAACGGGGAGCTCAGCCAGACCCTGGGCCGCTCGCCCACCGTCCGCGAGCTGGCCGAGCACCTGGGCATCTCGGAGGAGGAGGTCCTCGAGGGCCTGGAGTCGGCGCAGGCGTACGCGACCACGTCGCTGGACGCAGCGTCCGGCGGCGATGACGGCGACGACTCCCCCGCGCTGGCGGACACCCTCGGCGGCGAGGACGAGGCGCTGGAGGGCGTGGAGTACCGCGAGGCGCTCAAGCCGCTGCTGGCCGCGCTCCCGGAGCGGGAGCGGCGGATCATCCTGCTGCGGTTCTTCCACAACAAGACCCAGTCCCAGATCGCCGAGGAGATCGGCATCTCGCAGATGCACGTGTCCCGGCTGCTGGCGAAGTCGCTGGCCCAGCTGCGCACCGGGCTGGTCGACGACGACGCGTAG
- a CDS encoding diacylglycerol kinase family protein has translation MRGILVVNHSATATTPRVRDVLVHALADEVDLDIVTTDHRGHAAELGRRAREERMDVVVTLGGDGTINEVVNGLLEHGPGPDVPMIATVPGGSANVFPRALGLPADPVEATGELLDGLREKRTRTLGLGRANGRWFTVNAGLGLDAEIVAAMERQRGEGRAATPGRYFATTLREFFVATDRRTPALRVVRPGLEPVEGVFLAIVQNTSPWTYLGRKAVDPCPLASFDTGLDLFAVRRLGVATSLRTARRMLARSTAGSTRKSLTVLHDQPEFTVESDRPVAFQVDGEGLGEIQRVTFRAVPEALRAVV, from the coding sequence GTGCGCGGCATCCTCGTGGTCAACCACTCCGCCACGGCGACCACGCCGCGGGTCCGGGACGTGCTCGTGCACGCCCTCGCCGACGAGGTCGACCTCGACATCGTCACCACCGACCACCGCGGCCACGCCGCGGAGCTGGGGCGCCGCGCCCGCGAGGAGCGGATGGACGTGGTGGTCACGCTCGGCGGCGACGGGACCATCAACGAGGTCGTCAACGGCCTGCTGGAGCACGGGCCGGGCCCGGACGTCCCGATGATCGCGACGGTGCCCGGCGGATCGGCGAACGTGTTCCCACGCGCCCTCGGGCTCCCCGCGGACCCGGTCGAGGCGACCGGAGAGTTGCTCGACGGACTGCGCGAGAAGCGCACCCGGACCCTCGGACTGGGCCGGGCCAACGGCCGCTGGTTCACCGTCAACGCCGGCCTGGGGCTGGACGCGGAGATCGTGGCGGCGATGGAGCGCCAGCGCGGGGAGGGGCGCGCGGCGACCCCGGGTCGGTACTTCGCCACCACGCTGCGCGAGTTCTTCGTGGCCACCGACCGTCGGACGCCGGCGCTGCGGGTGGTGCGGCCGGGGCTGGAGCCGGTCGAGGGGGTGTTCCTGGCGATCGTGCAGAACACCTCCCCGTGGACCTACCTCGGGCGCAAGGCGGTGGACCCGTGCCCGCTGGCGTCGTTCGACACCGGCCTGGACCTGTTCGCTGTACGCCGGCTCGGCGTGGCCACGTCGCTGCGGACCGCCCGCCGGATGCTGGCCCGCAGCACCGCCGGGTCGACCCGCAAGAGCCTGACCGTGCTGCACGACCAGCCCGAGTTCACCGTCGAGTCGGACCGGCCGGTGGCGTTCCAGGTGGACGGGGAGGGTCTGGGCGAGATCCAGCGGGTGACCTTCCGGGCCGTGCCCGAGGCGCTGCGCGCGGTGGTCTGA
- a CDS encoding WhiB family transcriptional regulator, with the protein MDWRHRAACRDEDPELFFPIGNTGPALLQIEEAKAVCRRCEVVDSCLSWALESGQDAGVWGGLSEDERRALKRRNARMRARSA; encoded by the coding sequence ATGGACTGGCGCCACCGGGCGGCCTGCCGTGACGAGGACCCGGAGCTGTTCTTCCCGATCGGCAACACCGGGCCCGCGCTGCTGCAGATCGAGGAGGCGAAGGCCGTCTGCCGTCGCTGCGAGGTCGTCGACTCGTGCCTGAGCTGGGCACTGGAGAGCGGCCAGGACGCCGGCGTCTGGGGCGGACTGAGCGAGGACGAGCGCCGCGCACTGAAGCGGCGCAACGCGCGGATGCGCGCGCGCAGCGCCTGA
- a CDS encoding sensor histidine kinase — MAGLTLLAHERTDLDEGDIERLHALVADWTLLADLALADLVLWLPTWNDAGFVAAAQVRATTALTVVPDDVVGSFTPRGRRQELDRALALGRPVLRRDATRPLAPAGVEALPVRHRDRVIGVVARHSSSAPRVAGRLEEMYLSTADDLIEMMADGAYPAATGLGATGAPPRVGDGLVRLNANGTVDYASPNAVSALRRLGLATDLVGADLGRLAVQLSHRPGPVDEALALVAGGRAAGEAEIENASATVSVAALPLRRGGRPVGALVLLRDVTELRRRERALLTKDATIREIHHRVKNNLQTVAALLRMQTRRLDDPGAREALDEAVRRVGAIAVVHETLAREPGDSVDFDQIADRLVALVADLATAHAGGTASPPRVVREGRFGSLPTDVATPVAMALSELLQNAVEHAGATTVRLRPSLDGDRLCVAVVDDGAGLPPDFDPDASGRLGLQIVRTLVTEDLGGALRLERPAGGGLRAVLEVPVR, encoded by the coding sequence GTGGCGGGACTGACGCTGCTGGCGCACGAGCGCACCGACCTCGACGAGGGCGACATCGAGCGCCTGCACGCCCTGGTCGCGGACTGGACCCTGCTGGCCGACCTGGCGCTGGCCGACCTGGTGCTGTGGCTGCCGACGTGGAACGACGCGGGCTTCGTCGCGGCCGCACAGGTACGGGCCACCACGGCGCTGACGGTCGTCCCGGACGACGTGGTCGGGTCGTTCACGCCGCGTGGGCGCCGACAGGAGCTGGACCGGGCCCTCGCGCTCGGTCGCCCGGTACTACGGCGCGACGCCACTCGTCCCCTCGCGCCGGCCGGGGTCGAGGCCCTGCCGGTGCGGCATCGGGACCGCGTCATCGGCGTGGTGGCCCGGCACTCCTCGTCCGCGCCGCGGGTGGCCGGGCGGCTGGAGGAGATGTACCTGTCCACCGCCGACGACCTGATCGAGATGATGGCCGACGGTGCCTACCCCGCCGCGACCGGACTCGGCGCCACCGGTGCGCCGCCTCGCGTCGGTGACGGCCTGGTCCGCCTCAACGCGAACGGGACCGTCGACTACGCCAGCCCCAATGCGGTGTCGGCACTGCGCCGGCTCGGCCTGGCCACCGACCTGGTCGGCGCGGACCTCGGCCGGCTCGCAGTGCAGCTGTCGCACCGGCCGGGTCCGGTCGACGAGGCGCTGGCGCTGGTCGCCGGCGGCCGTGCCGCGGGGGAGGCCGAGATCGAGAACGCCTCGGCGACGGTGTCGGTGGCGGCGCTGCCGCTGCGACGCGGCGGTCGGCCCGTGGGGGCGCTGGTGCTGCTGCGGGACGTGACCGAGCTGAGGCGGCGCGAGCGCGCGCTGCTGACCAAGGACGCCACGATCCGGGAGATCCACCACCGGGTGAAGAACAACCTGCAGACCGTCGCGGCACTGCTGCGGATGCAGACCCGGCGGCTGGACGACCCGGGGGCCCGGGAGGCGCTGGACGAGGCGGTCCGGCGGGTCGGCGCCATCGCCGTGGTCCACGAGACGCTGGCCCGCGAGCCGGGCGACTCCGTCGACTTCGACCAGATCGCCGACCGGCTGGTCGCGCTGGTGGCCGATCTGGCGACCGCGCACGCGGGCGGAACGGCCTCACCGCCCCGGGTGGTGCGGGAGGGGCGGTTCGGCTCGCTGCCGACGGATGTGGCCACGCCGGTGGCGATGGCGCTGTCGGAGCTGTTGCAGAACGCCGTCGAGCACGCGGGCGCCACGACGGTGCGGCTGCGCCCGTCGCTGGACGGGGACCGGCTGTGCGTCGCCGTCGTCGACGACGGGGCCGGGCTCCCGCCGGACTTCGACCCCGATGCCTCCGGCCGGCTCGGACTGCAGATCGTGCGGACCCTGGTCACCGAGGACCTCGGCGGGGCGCTGCGGCTGGAGCGGCCCGCCGGTGGTGGCCTGCGCGCCGTCCTCGAGGTCCCCGTCCGCTGA